Proteins co-encoded in one Paraburkholderia terrae genomic window:
- a CDS encoding MATE family efflux transporter: MFADVRKIAGLAWPVLIGQLAIIAFGVIDTAMVGRFSATDLAALGLGSSIYISVYIGLTGILTALQPIAGQLYGAARYEEIGEEVRQALWLALALATIGFLILYFPHPLLQLARAPEALRERTVSYLQILAFGLPASLAFRVYSSLTNAVGQPRLVMILQIGALLLKLPLNVLLIFGKLGLPPLGGPGAALASILINWTLAVVGMTVMTKLDVFRPFAIFRHFCWPVWRRQAAQLKLGVPMGLSYLIEVTSYTFMALFIARFGTTTLAGHQIAGNIGAVLYMTPLSIGIATSTLVAQALGAQRYEAARTLARHGIAMAVAIACCYGVIVLALRPVIIAGYTPNAQVVQAAMPLVLIVVFYHLCDALQITSAFVLRAYRVAVVPTLIYAVALWGVGLGGGYALGFDVGGWVPESFTGARGFWLANTASLLIAGIGLAIYLRTISARSVRMGAVKQADSAA, encoded by the coding sequence ATGTTCGCCGACGTGCGGAAAATCGCCGGGCTGGCGTGGCCCGTGCTGATCGGCCAACTGGCGATCATTGCGTTCGGCGTGATCGACACGGCGATGGTCGGCCGTTTTTCGGCAACCGATCTCGCCGCGCTGGGCCTCGGCTCGTCGATCTACATTTCCGTGTATATCGGTCTCACGGGCATTCTCACGGCGCTGCAACCGATCGCCGGTCAGCTGTATGGCGCGGCGCGCTACGAGGAAATCGGCGAGGAAGTGCGCCAGGCGCTGTGGCTCGCGCTGGCGCTCGCGACCATCGGCTTTCTGATTCTCTACTTCCCTCACCCGCTGCTGCAGCTTGCGCGCGCGCCCGAGGCGCTGCGCGAGCGCACCGTGTCGTATCTGCAGATACTCGCGTTCGGCTTGCCGGCGAGTCTCGCGTTTCGCGTCTATAGCTCGCTGACGAATGCCGTCGGCCAGCCGCGGCTCGTGATGATCCTGCAGATCGGTGCGTTGCTGTTGAAACTGCCGCTCAACGTGTTGCTGATTTTCGGCAAGCTCGGCTTGCCGCCGCTCGGCGGTCCGGGCGCCGCGCTCGCCAGCATTCTGATCAACTGGACGCTTGCCGTCGTCGGCATGACGGTGATGACGAAACTCGACGTGTTCCGCCCGTTCGCGATCTTCCGGCATTTCTGCTGGCCCGTCTGGCGGCGTCAGGCGGCGCAACTCAAGCTCGGCGTGCCGATGGGGCTGTCGTATCTGATCGAAGTCACGTCGTACACGTTCATGGCGCTCTTTATCGCACGCTTCGGCACGACAACGCTGGCGGGTCATCAGATCGCGGGCAACATCGGCGCGGTGCTGTACATGACGCCGCTGTCGATCGGCATCGCCACCTCGACGCTCGTCGCGCAGGCGCTCGGCGCGCAACGCTACGAAGCGGCGCGCACACTGGCGCGGCACGGCATTGCGATGGCGGTTGCGATCGCGTGCTGCTACGGCGTGATCGTGCTCGCGCTGCGGCCCGTCATCATCGCGGGCTACACGCCGAACGCGCAGGTCGTGCAAGCCGCGATGCCGCTGGTGCTCATCGTCGTTTTCTACCATCTGTGCGACGCGTTGCAGATCACGTCGGCGTTCGTGCTGCGCGCGTATCGCGTGGCTGTCGTGCCGACCTTGATCTATGCCGTTGCGTTGTGGGGCGTCGGGCTGGGCGGCGGTTATGCGCTTGGGTTCGACGTCGGCGGATGGGTGCCCGAATCGTTCACGGGCGCGCGCGGATTCTGGCTCGCGAATACGGCCAGCCTGCTGATTGCGGGCATCGGCCTCGCCATCTATCTGCGTACGATCAGCGCACGGTCCGTGCGGATGGGCGCTGTGAAGCAGGCGGATAGCGCGGCCTGA
- a CDS encoding carboxymuconolactone decarboxylase family protein yields the protein MNHTHDDRYARGWDKLKEIDGTAGEKVIASLAPIAPDFARLLIEFPFGDVYSRPQLDLRAREIATIAALAALGNAQPQLKVHIEAALNVGCTREEIVEVFMQMAVYAGFPAALNALFAAREVFERRDEEEAAEAAV from the coding sequence ATGAATCACACACACGACGATCGCTACGCACGCGGCTGGGACAAGCTGAAGGAAATCGACGGCACGGCAGGGGAGAAGGTGATCGCATCGCTCGCGCCGATTGCGCCGGATTTCGCGCGGCTGTTGATCGAGTTTCCGTTCGGCGATGTGTATAGCCGACCACAACTGGACCTGCGTGCGCGGGAAATCGCGACGATCGCGGCGCTGGCCGCGCTTGGCAACGCGCAGCCGCAACTCAAGGTGCATATCGAGGCGGCGTTGAACGTCGGTTGCACGCGCGAGGAGATCGTCGAGGTGTTCATGCAGATGGCCGTGTATGCGGGATTTCCGGCTGCGTTGAATGCGCTGTTCGCGGCGCGTGAGGTGTTCGAGCGGCGCGATGAGGAGGAAGCGGCGGAGGCTGCGGTCTGA
- a CDS encoding MerR family transcriptional regulator, with translation MSKALTIGQVAATSGVSTHTLRYYEQAGLLRSIGRTDAGHRLYAPADLDWLQFVMRLKATGMPIAGMQAFAALRAEGDATYGARRAMLIEHRDAVLARIAELQTNLEAISDKIVFYEAAEREASTGRIDNSYVKDSP, from the coding sequence ATGTCGAAAGCTCTCACCATCGGTCAGGTCGCCGCAACGAGCGGCGTCTCCACGCATACGCTGCGCTACTACGAGCAGGCGGGATTGTTGCGGTCCATCGGCCGCACGGACGCGGGGCATCGCCTGTATGCGCCCGCCGATCTCGACTGGCTGCAATTCGTGATGCGCCTCAAAGCCACGGGGATGCCGATCGCCGGCATGCAGGCTTTCGCCGCGTTGCGTGCCGAAGGCGACGCGACATACGGTGCGCGGCGCGCGATGCTGATCGAGCATCGCGACGCCGTGCTCGCGCGCATCGCGGAGTTGCAGACCAACCTCGAAGCGATCAGCGACAAGATCGTGTTTTATGAGGCGGCCGAGCGTGAAGCATCGACAGGACGCATCGACAACTCATATGTAAAGGACTCGCCATGA